The Infirmifilum lucidum DNA segment CGCCGAGCAAATCGGCTCCGCGCTTACCCCGCCTAAGAGTAATGTAGCCCAGGACTACCGCGGCAATAGCGGCAATTGTGAAGAGAAACACGTCCTGCCATTGCTTGGCTAAGCCCGGCTGGGTAGGTGTCGTCTGCTGTGGCTGAGCACCAGAAGGTACTTCAGCGATACTCACCGAAAGATCCCCGTTAAGCCTGCTGTAGCGGAGAACAAGGTATTCGCCTGCTCTCTGGATGCTGTCGGGGATGGGCTCCACGCCTAGCAACGCGTAGTTGCTGTGAATGTATAGCTCAAGGCTCTGGTTCCAGGACTCGATGACCAGCTGGGCGGGGTCGCCCGCCGGGAGCCTCGACACGAACGTGATATTCACGGCCTCGCCTTCCCGGGCCATGAACGTCAGAGTGTTGCCAGTAAAGTTGTACAATGGGGCAACTCCCAGGCTACTTGAGACGCTAATGGCTTGAACCTGGCCCGGAAGCATCAAGGTGAATATGCCGTCGCGTGGAGCCGTTGCAGTAATGCTGCCCTCAATGCTCCCTCCTGGGAGTATATACAGTCTTTCGGCCCCTTGTAGCCCCTGGGATAGCACGCTGACGGTACAGAGCAAGAAGCAAAGAGTGAATCCAAGAAGAGCCTTTTCCTTTACGGTCACAAAATATCAGCACCGCCCAAGGCTTATAAACATTGAGCTGTTTTACGCGCGAGGCTACCGGCCGAAGAGGCCCTTCAAGAATTTTACTAGACCCTCTAGTGCCAGGGCTACCCGCATGTACAAATCGCGTAGCCACTCAGCGATGGTGTCCCATATGCTCTTCGCAGGCTGAGGCTGTGTCGGCTGAGGCGATGGCTGGGGCTGCTGTCCCGGCTGTTGTACCTGGGGCTGCTGAACCGCAACGCTGGACGACTTTGCGAGGTCTAGCACTAGGCTCCCAAGCTCCGACGCCAGCTTTAGATAGGCCAGTCTATCTGCATCCGACGAGGCGAGCAGGCTCTGGTTGTAGAAGTATATTGCCACGAGGAAGTCTTGCGTTGCAGACGCTATCTCGAGGGCCCTCCTAGACGAAATATCCAGGTACACTCTAGAGCCACTAGCCCTCTCCTGGAAGTCGAGCATCGCCGCCTCGGCCAGGGCAATACTCCTCGTAGCTGCTACAGAGGCTAGGAAGTACCTGTTTGAGCTGTAGAGGGAAGTTGCCGCAGTGTAGTACGTTCTTGCATAGTCCAGCAGCACCGAGGGTGAGCCCGCCTCCGAGAGCACTGAGTACACGTAGGGCCACGTCGACCTCGCTATCGCAACGTAAGTGCTTGCCTGCTGGTAGGCGCTCGCCGGCTTACCCTGGGGCAGGCCCTCTATCCAGAGCTTTGCCTCCTCGAGGAGCGCGGAGGCATATGCAAGGCTCTGGAGAGCACCTTGAGGATCCGACGACCACATGGAGGCCGAAGAGTTGAAGAGCCTGGAAGCCCTTATTACGAGATCCCCCGCGATTACCTTGTAGTTCAGTTCCGCGAAGCTTCGGGCTTCCAAGTTCTCTACGAGGGACATGTACCTTGAAATATCCTCCCGTATGTTATCAACTTCTGTTTCAAGTTTTCTCCCAGTGGAGTAGTCCACGATGAACTTGATCCACCTCGACGTTGCGATACTCGAAGTCAGTAGGAGTATGCTCCCGGCGTTGTTCCTGTACCTTCTCGCCGTATCGAGGTACGAACCAGCATAGGTGTTCAGGTAGTTGAGAAGAGCGTTCTTGGTGAACGAAGTGAGGGGGGAGCTGTTCACATATGACCTGGCACTGCTCAGCTCGGCGACGGCAATCCTTTCAAGGGTGCTCCAGATGTCGCTAACTTTCCTCACTACTGCGTCGCTGACAGCAGGGTTGGCGTACGCGCGCGGCTTAAACTGCACGTTGAAGAAATAACGCAGGGCTTCCTCGATCGTCGAAACCTCTACGACACGAAGGCCCCAGTTCTTCATAGCGTACTCCGTTAGGTTTACGGTGACAGGCTGAGTCGAATATATCTCGAATGGGCCTATCCTCCGCACGACAACCCTGTAGGTTGTCACGATACCCTGTCCCGGCGGGACTAAGAACAGCCTAGCGCCACGAGAAGCCATGGCCTCGGCCTTCTCGTAGACCCCTCCAACAGGCCCTACAGTGCCGTCGGGAGATATCATGCCCGTAACGGCAACAGACCTGTTCACAGGCAGGCCTGTGAGGGCGGAGTACACTGCGACAGCCATGGCGACGCCTGCACTGGGGCCGCCCACGATCACTGCGTCCGTCTTCACCTTGAAGTAGAAGTTGTACCTGCTAAAGTCGAGTCCCAGTAGACTGCAGACGACCCTTGCCGCCGTTGTGGCCGCGCCCTGGAAGTCCTCTTGGGTCAGGGAGTACGTCGAGACGTAGACGTCGCCCCACCCCTCTGTCACAAAGACGCTAATATTCGTAGCCGAGCCAACGTAGCCGCTCTCCGTCTGAGATACTGCCGGTGCAAGCACCCACGCTGAACCAACAACCCTTAATTGTTGCAACGGGTACGCCTGCAAGAGGAGGGAGCTGAGTACAATTGCAACAGTAACCAGGGAGGAGATCCTCCTAACCACATGCCCTAGGGGATAAAGCGAGGTATTAAGAGTTTCATCCCCCTCTATCGTTATCCGCCTACGTGCTTGTGCCTGCCCGTGCGCCGCCATCTCCCACACGTCCTAAATCGGAAAGTTTATGTTGATGAATATATAAAGATTCTGATGATGGAGTATGTCAGAAGTAATAAGAGTTGGAAGAAGGTATACGATTGTAATACCGAAATTCGCTAGGAGGGAGCTAGGCATAAAGGAAGGGGATCTACTCCTTCTCAGAGTCGAGGGCCAAAAAATAGTCCTGGAACCCAAGCGTTCAAACCCGTTTAAGGTTCTCGAAGATGTCATTGGAGACGTGTATAGCGAGGACAGAGATGAGAGGGTAGCCGAAGAGTGGTTGAAGAATGCCAGTAGCTGACACGGAGTTACTCTTCGCTCTAAACCCCAAGGACAAAAAGCACGAATTAGCGCTAGAACTTATTTCAAGGATGAGAGGGATCAAGGTTCCAGACGTCGTCCTCCTCGAATTTGTAGTAGTGTTGAGAGCTAGAGGGAGAAGCCCCAGGGAAATCCGCGAGGCACTAAACGCTTTCAGAGACATTTTCGAGGCATACAGGATTAGAGAAGTAAAGACGCTCGACGCAAACCTACTAGTTCTCCAGAGTTCAATCGAAGAGACTTATGGCCTAACATTCTTCGACAGCCTTGTTGCAGCGTCCGCCCTGAGGCTCGACCAGGCAGTAATCTCCGACGACGCGGCTTTCGCTAAAGTGCCGGGGTTAGCACTAATCCCCATCTCTAAACACCGCCCCTAAGGTTTATCCGGCCGCGGGGGTACTGGTACTACTCGAGAAGCATGATCGAAGAGTACTCCTTCGGCAGGATTAAGGTTCAGGGGAGAGTCTACACTAGGGACATCATAGTGAGCAATGAAGGCGTCGTCGTGGAGAACTGGTGGAGGAGGGAGGGGCACATCCTCTCTCTAGACGACATCAGAGGGATCATAGAGCAAGTGAGGCCTAACGTACTCGTCGTCGGTTCCGGCTACTTCGGGGCCATGAAAGTCGGCGAGGACGTCATGGACTACTGCAGAAGCAGGAGCATTAGAGTCTTTGTGGAAAAGAGCGGGGAAGCAGTAAAAATATTCAACAGGCTTGTCTCTGAAGGAGAGAAAGTTTTGGGGGCATTCCACCTGACATGCTAGCAGGGGAAAAAGTTAATTTTATGCACGCGCTAGGAGTACTGGGATGAAGAAGGGTCAAAGCGCGGCTGATTGCTGAAGAGACCGCTACAGGCTGACCTCACCCTCCGACCTCTTTCTCCGTGGCCCTCCTCTTAACGGCCCTGTCGAATATTATCCAGTTCCTGTACCACTCCTCGTTCTCCTCCTTTAGGAGCGCGAGAACCTCCTTCATTAACTCCTTTGTAGTTATCTCGGTTACCTTCCTCTTGAGAAGGTCGCCCTCAACAATCTTCCCAATTCTCCTGGCCGCATCAAGAGGCGCCCCGGCTTTGAGGCAACTCACAACTATTTTCTCAACGGCGAATTCCTCTCTACTCCCATCTCTCTTTATAACCGTAATGCCCATACAGTATACTACATTTTAAAACCAAGATAAAGGTTTTACTACCAGCCTAGCTTCGAAAATTTTTACCATATAATAGCGTAATGAAATTTCAGCCTTAGAAGGCTGGAAGCTGAGGCATCTTTTTATAGAGGGGGATCCCTATACCCGGTGTGTCGGGAACGACGTTAGGGCTAGACGAGAAAGTTGAAGCAGCAATATCCTACCTCTTGTTCTTCGTCACAGGAATAGTAATCCTCTTGCTAGAGCAGAAGAGCTACTTCGTGCGATTTCACGCCGCACAGTCTACAGTCACGTTCATAGCACTCTACGTACTCTACGTGCTCGCAGAGTTTTTCCCAGGAGAACGGCTCTTAAGAGCTCTGATAGCCATTCTCTATGTGATTTTCTGGGTTGTCGGCATAGTAAAGGCCTATAGTGGCGAGCTGTACAAGTTCCCAGTCTTGGGGGACATTGCAGAGATGCTAGTAGGCAGACGCTAATTACTGCTGGTCATCAAGCATAACCTTTTAAAACTGAGAAGATAAGCTTTCCCTCACATGTCAGGGACAGCAGGGGAGACAGCCGCGAAGCTCTTTAAAGCGATAGTAGATGGCGACGAGGAGCTCTCGAGGGGGGCTACGAGAAAGCTCCTGGAGGAAGGCTTAGACCCCCGGGACATAATCACCCAGATACTCGTGCCGGCGATGAGAAAAGTGGGGGAACTCTACGAGAAAGGCGAGTACTTCATACCGGAACTCGTGATGTCTGCAGAGGCTTTCAGGGCGTCTATGGAGATACTCAGACCCCACTTCAAGGAATCCGGCATGCCGGTGAAGGCGGTCGCGGTATTCGGCACTGTTAGGGGCGACATCCACGAACTCGGCAAGAACCTAGCCGTCGCCGTCTTCGAGGCAGAGGGTTTCCAAGTAGTGGATCTAGGCGTTGACGTCCCGCCCGAGAAGTTTGCCGAAGCAGTCGTCGAGCACAACGCGAGGATTGTTGGGATGAGCGCGCTGATGACGACGACTATGCTCGAGCAGAGAAACGTCATTGAGGAGTTGAAGAGGAGGGGCCTACGCGACAAGGTCATCGTCATAGCTGGGGGAGCCCCAGTAACGGAAGAGTGGGTCAAAGAGATAGGCGCCGACGTATGGGGGCGCGACGCCTTCGAGGCAGTCAGGATAGTCAAGAAGATGCTCGGGGTGGAGTAGATGCCCAGACCCGTCCTTACGCTTCTGTCTAGGGATGAGGTCGAAGAAATACACTCGAAAGCCATCAGCCTGCTGGAGAGCGTCGGGATATTCTTCGAGGACAAGGAGGTTGAGAAGTTTCTGCTAGACAACGGCCTCGAGCTCAAGAACGGCCGCGTCCTCTTCAGGGAGGATGCGGTGAGGGAGGCTTTGTCGAAGGCTCCGAGGAAAATCCCCCTCTACGACAGAGACGGCAACCTCGTGTCAGTTCTAGGCGAGGGTAAGACCATATTCAACCCGGGCTCGGCCGCAATCAAGATACTAGACTTTGGATCAAGCGAGCCGCGGAACCCCCAGCTAAAGGACTTGAAAGACCTAGTAGTCCTCGTCGACGCACTGCCGGGCTTCAAGGCGCAGAGCACGGCGCTCGTCCCCTCAGAAGTGCCGAACGAGGTCAAGGATGCCGAGAGGCTCTATGTCGTGCTTAAGTACTCTGCCAAGCCTATAGTCACTGGCGCCTTCACGGTCGAGAATTTACCTCTAATGGTTGACATGCTCAGAGCCGTAAGAGAGGACTACCGCGCGAGGCCATTCGCAATATTCGATGTCTGCCCTACTCCGCCTCTAAACTGGAGCAGAGTTACGTCCAGGAACCTCGTAGACCTTGCCAGGCTTGGCGTGCCAGCCGAGATAATATCGATGCCCGGGCTGGGAGGGACGTCTCCCGTCACCGTCTACGGGGCAATAGTCCAGCACCACGCTGAGGTTCTAAGTGGCATTACTATAAGCCAGCTAGTATCCCCGGGTGCGCCAGTGATATACGGTGGTTCGCCCACGCAGATACACCCCTACTTCGGCACTGCCGTCATAACCGCCCCCGAAGCCGTCCTAGTGACGCTAGCATACAGGGACATAGCCAGGCACTTCTCGCTCCCAGTACACGGTTACCTCGGCCTCAGCGACGCGAAAGCTGTGGACTACCAGGCCGGGGGCGAAGCCGCGTACACAGCCGTACTCGCCGCAGTAGCAGGCTTCGACGTTGCGTCTGGTCCCGGCATGCTGGAGTTCGAGAGCGTACAGTCCCTCGAGAAGCTCGTCCTGGACAACGAAGTATGCTTGATGGCTGAGAGGGTAGCGAGGGGCTTTAGCGTAGACGCAGAGGCCCTGCAGGTGATCAGGGAAGTGGTGCTCGAGAAAAAAGGTAACTTCTTAGCTCACAAACATACGCGAGCAAAGTATAGGGAGGAGCTTCACTTGCCGAGGGTCTGGGATGTGAGCTCTAGGGGGAAGGAGAAGAAGCCGTCCCTGCTACACTGGGCTCATGAGGAGGCTCAGAGAATACTTAGGGAGCACAAGCCTCCTATGCTAGACGGCGACAGGCTAGCACTGCTCGACAGTGTTAGGAAGAGGCTCTGGGAGAGAGTGGGCCAGAGCCCTCCAGCTATCTAAAGGAACCTTTTTGACAAGGCAACCTTAAGTGGGTTGGAGACCAGAACCATAGAGGAAGCCACGAGTGCGTACGCTACTCCCCTGGGAGTTAGCCTCGTGACTATGAAGCCAGAGAGGGCCATAAGGGTGAATACCAGTGTG contains these protein-coding regions:
- a CDS encoding PIN domain-containing protein; its protein translation is MPVADTELLFALNPKDKKHELALELISRMRGIKVPDVVLLEFVVVLRARGRSPREIREALNAFRDIFEAYRIREVKTLDANLLVLQSSIEETYGLTFFDSLVAASALRLDQAVISDDAAFAKVPGLALIPISKHRP
- a CDS encoding cobalamin B12-binding domain-containing protein, whose product is MSGTAGETAAKLFKAIVDGDEELSRGATRKLLEEGLDPRDIITQILVPAMRKVGELYEKGEYFIPELVMSAEAFRASMEILRPHFKESGMPVKAVAVFGTVRGDIHELGKNLAVAVFEAEGFQVVDLGVDVPPEKFAEAVVEHNARIVGMSALMTTTMLEQRNVIEELKRRGLRDKVIVIAGGAPVTEEWVKEIGADVWGRDAFEAVRIVKKMLGVE
- a CDS encoding Mth938-like domain-containing protein; the encoded protein is MIEEYSFGRIKVQGRVYTRDIIVSNEGVVVENWWRREGHILSLDDIRGIIEQVRPNVLVVGSGYFGAMKVGEDVMDYCRSRSIRVFVEKSGEAVKIFNRLVSEGEKVLGAFHLTC
- a CDS encoding DUF4870 domain-containing protein, which encodes MSGTTLGLDEKVEAAISYLLFFVTGIVILLLEQKSYFVRFHAAQSTVTFIALYVLYVLAEFFPGERLLRALIAILYVIFWVVGIVKAYSGELYKFPVLGDIAEMLVGRR
- a CDS encoding AbrB/MazE/SpoVT family DNA-binding domain-containing protein, translated to MSEVIRVGRRYTIVIPKFARRELGIKEGDLLLLRVEGQKIVLEPKRSNPFKVLEDVIGDVYSEDRDERVAEEWLKNASS
- a CDS encoding helix-turn-helix transcriptional regulator, coding for MTVKEKALLGFTLCFLLCTVSVLSQGLQGAERLYILPGGSIEGSITATAPRDGIFTLMLPGQVQAISVSSSLGVAPLYNFTGNTLTFMAREGEAVNITFVSRLPAGDPAQLVIESWNQSLELYIHSNYALLGVEPIPDSIQRAGEYLVLRYSRLNGDLSVSIAEVPSGAQPQQTTPTQPGLAKQWQDVFLFTIAAIAAVVLGYITLRRGKRGADLLGEEDRAIIEFLKSRGGRAYLREIREGLELPSTTALRRVRKLEEKGLVKTDKTPEGLLVVLST
- a CDS encoding trimethylamine methyltransferase family protein, producing MPRPVLTLLSRDEVEEIHSKAISLLESVGIFFEDKEVEKFLLDNGLELKNGRVLFREDAVREALSKAPRKIPLYDRDGNLVSVLGEGKTIFNPGSAAIKILDFGSSEPRNPQLKDLKDLVVLVDALPGFKAQSTALVPSEVPNEVKDAERLYVVLKYSAKPIVTGAFTVENLPLMVDMLRAVREDYRARPFAIFDVCPTPPLNWSRVTSRNLVDLARLGVPAEIISMPGLGGTSPVTVYGAIVQHHAEVLSGITISQLVSPGAPVIYGGSPTQIHPYFGTAVITAPEAVLVTLAYRDIARHFSLPVHGYLGLSDAKAVDYQAGGEAAYTAVLAAVAGFDVASGPGMLEFESVQSLEKLVLDNEVCLMAERVARGFSVDAEALQVIREVVLEKKGNFLAHKHTRAKYREELHLPRVWDVSSRGKEKKPSLLHWAHEEAQRILREHKPPMLDGDRLALLDSVRKRLWERVGQSPPAI
- a CDS encoding ATP cone domain-containing protein codes for the protein MGITVIKRDGSREEFAVEKIVVSCLKAGAPLDAARRIGKIVEGDLLKRKVTEITTKELMKEVLALLKEENEEWYRNWIIFDRAVKRRATEKEVGG
- a CDS encoding S16 family serine protease; protein product: MVRRISSLVTVAIVLSSLLLQAYPLQQLRVVGSAWVLAPAVSQTESGYVGSATNISVFVTEGWGDVYVSTYSLTQEDFQGAATTAARVVCSLLGLDFSRYNFYFKVKTDAVIVGGPSAGVAMAVAVYSALTGLPVNRSVAVTGMISPDGTVGPVGGVYEKAEAMASRGARLFLVPPGQGIVTTYRVVVRRIGPFEIYSTQPVTVNLTEYAMKNWGLRVVEVSTIEEALRYFFNVQFKPRAYANPAVSDAVVRKVSDIWSTLERIAVAELSSARSYVNSSPLTSFTKNALLNYLNTYAGSYLDTARRYRNNAGSILLLTSSIATSRWIKFIVDYSTGRKLETEVDNIREDISRYMSLVENLEARSFAELNYKVIAGDLVIRASRLFNSSASMWSSDPQGALQSLAYASALLEEAKLWIEGLPQGKPASAYQQASTYVAIARSTWPYVYSVLSEAGSPSVLLDYARTYYTAATSLYSSNRYFLASVAATRSIALAEAAMLDFQERASGSRVYLDISSRRALEIASATQDFLVAIYFYNQSLLASSDADRLAYLKLASELGSLVLDLAKSSSVAVQQPQVQQPGQQPQPSPQPTQPQPAKSIWDTIAEWLRDLYMRVALALEGLVKFLKGLFGR